One window of the Bradyrhizobium sp. NP1 genome contains the following:
- a CDS encoding tetratricopeptide repeat protein: MSHQDRYGLPISTTSFDAAAAYRDGVDRMLAGWPGAAEAFDRAATADPDFALAHIGRGRIHSFYQQGDAARAKAALAREVVARLGEARERSHVETLALAIEGQVPAALACALKHLDAWPRDAVVMSLPLGAFGLFAFSGMADHDRARQDLCDHLAHHYGEDWWFLTYHGWSLTENGAVAKGRALTERALGLRRENAHGAHALLHAMFEDGSIADADALVEEWIPIYPRSGILHGHIRWHQALGALERGDAQSALAIYADVLQPAATQAPPLNAVTDGASLLWRLSAYGHAVPGELWREADASAQNSFPKSSLPFADVHMALLSAATHNHAALQARLAVIEQRLADGRLAAGAVVPAICRAMRAFADADFAACVGSLAPVLNEVARIGGSHAQRELIEDTFIVALMKSGDLARARGLLDQRLHRRPSMRDRSWRDAMPASPT, translated from the coding sequence ATGTCACACCAGGATCGGTACGGGCTTCCAATTTCCACCACGTCGTTCGATGCCGCGGCAGCCTATCGCGACGGCGTCGACCGGATGCTCGCGGGCTGGCCGGGCGCGGCGGAAGCATTCGATCGCGCTGCCACCGCCGATCCCGATTTCGCGCTCGCTCATATCGGCCGCGGACGCATCCATTCGTTCTACCAGCAGGGCGATGCGGCACGGGCGAAGGCAGCGCTGGCGCGCGAGGTGGTCGCGCGGCTCGGCGAGGCGCGTGAGAGGAGCCATGTCGAGACGCTGGCGCTCGCGATCGAGGGACAGGTCCCCGCGGCACTTGCTTGCGCGCTGAAACATCTCGACGCCTGGCCGCGCGATGCGGTGGTGATGTCGCTGCCGCTCGGCGCCTTCGGGCTGTTCGCCTTTTCCGGCATGGCCGATCACGACCGGGCACGGCAGGACCTGTGCGACCACCTCGCGCATCACTATGGCGAGGACTGGTGGTTCCTCACCTATCACGGCTGGTCGCTGACCGAGAACGGCGCCGTCGCCAAGGGCCGCGCGCTGACCGAGCGCGCGCTGGGCTTGCGCCGCGAGAATGCGCATGGCGCGCATGCGCTGCTGCACGCGATGTTCGAGGACGGCTCGATTGCGGACGCCGACGCGCTGGTCGAGGAATGGATTCCGATCTATCCGCGCTCGGGGATCCTGCACGGCCACATCCGCTGGCACCAGGCGCTCGGCGCGCTGGAGCGCGGCGACGCGCAAAGCGCGCTCGCGATCTATGCCGACGTGCTGCAGCCCGCGGCAACCCAGGCGCCGCCGCTCAATGCTGTCACCGACGGCGCTTCGCTCTTGTGGCGGCTTTCGGCTTACGGCCATGCCGTTCCCGGCGAGCTGTGGCGCGAGGCCGACGCATCGGCGCAGAACAGCTTTCCGAAATCGAGCCTGCCCTTTGCCGACGTGCACATGGCGCTGTTGTCAGCCGCAACGCATAACCACGCGGCGCTGCAGGCGCGGCTGGCCGTGATCGAGCAGCGGCTCGCCGATGGCAGGCTCGCCGCAGGCGCCGTGGTGCCGGCGATCTGCCGTGCCATGCGCGCCTTCGCGGATGCGGATTTCGCGGCTTGCGTCGGCTCGCTCGCCCCTGTTCTCAACGAGGTGGCGCGGATCGGCGGCAGCCATGCGCAGCGCGAGCTGATCGAGGACACCTTCATCGTCGCCCTGATGAAGAGTGGCGACCTTGCCCGGGCGCGCGGCCTGCTCGACCAGCGCCTGCACCGCCGCCCCTCGATGCGCGATCGAAGCTGGCGCGACGCGATGCCGGCCTCACCAACCTGA